A stretch of Myxococcus hansupus DNA encodes these proteins:
- a CDS encoding cytochrome P450, translating to MSNALWGVRPLVEFEPFSSVHWEDPYPVYRALREHSPVHWAPKAKLFCVSRHADVDFVLRRPEQFSSRAMTAVMFENKRPELGDVPSLLRLVVRGRVDVQKFFQGPPDAIINSDPPRHGALRGMVSRCFTPRTIASWEPRIRELVNECLAPLRAGQPFDVVSGLAVPLPVVIVTEMLGVEPEWRADFKRWAAGFITYATGAGRDTRPMREFFDVLTEFRAYMRTLVEKRRQAPTEDLISVLVDPAQKEVLDEEELFSFIHTLLLGGNETTTNLIGNAVAALLDHPEQLALVQGAPEKIPGLVEETLRWESPVQFTLRSAVEDVDVGGVRLPAGSNMALLLGAANRDERAFKSPDTFDVTRTPSPHRAFGFGIHHCLGAGLARLEARVALEELVPLLPGVRRADARREYVDSLMMRGLARLPLVPR from the coding sequence ATGTCAAACGCACTGTGGGGCGTCCGTCCGCTGGTGGAGTTCGAGCCGTTCTCTTCCGTGCACTGGGAGGACCCATACCCAGTCTACCGCGCGCTGCGGGAGCACAGCCCCGTGCATTGGGCACCCAAGGCGAAGCTGTTCTGTGTATCACGACACGCTGACGTCGACTTCGTCCTGCGCCGGCCCGAGCAATTCTCATCCCGGGCGATGACGGCGGTGATGTTCGAGAACAAGCGTCCGGAACTTGGGGACGTGCCCTCACTGTTGCGCCTGGTCGTGCGGGGCCGGGTGGATGTGCAGAAGTTCTTCCAGGGGCCGCCGGACGCCATCATCAACTCGGACCCGCCTCGGCACGGCGCGCTCCGGGGCATGGTGAGCCGTTGTTTCACGCCGCGCACCATCGCTTCCTGGGAGCCGAGAATCCGCGAGCTCGTCAATGAATGCCTGGCGCCGCTCCGTGCGGGGCAGCCGTTCGACGTGGTGTCCGGGCTCGCCGTGCCGCTGCCCGTGGTCATCGTGACGGAGATGCTCGGCGTGGAGCCGGAGTGGCGCGCGGACTTCAAGCGGTGGGCCGCTGGCTTCATCACCTATGCCACCGGCGCGGGCCGTGACACGCGGCCGATGCGCGAGTTCTTCGACGTCCTCACGGAGTTTCGCGCCTACATGCGCACGCTGGTGGAGAAGCGGCGCCAGGCGCCAACGGAAGACCTCATCAGCGTGCTCGTGGATCCGGCGCAGAAGGAGGTGCTCGATGAAGAGGAGCTGTTCAGCTTCATCCACACGCTCCTCCTGGGGGGCAATGAGACGACCACCAATCTGATTGGCAACGCCGTCGCCGCGCTGCTGGACCACCCGGAGCAGCTCGCTCTCGTGCAGGGGGCGCCGGAGAAGATTCCGGGGCTCGTCGAGGAGACGCTGCGCTGGGAGTCGCCGGTGCAGTTCACCCTGCGCTCGGCGGTGGAGGACGTGGACGTGGGTGGGGTGCGCCTGCCCGCGGGCTCCAACATGGCCCTGCTGCTGGGGGCGGCGAACCGGGACGAGCGTGCCTTCAAGTCGCCAGACACCTTCGACGTGACGCGCACGCCCTCGCCGCACCGGGCCTTTGGCTTTGGCATCCATCATTGCCTGGGCGCGGGGCTCGCGCGCCTGGAGGCCCGCGTGGCGCTGGAGGAGCTGGTGCCGCTGCTCCCCGGCGTGCGCCGCGCGGACGCACGCCGGGAGTACGTGGACTCGTTGATGATGCGTGGCCTGGCGCGGCTGCCGCTCGTGCCGCGCTGA